Within Caulobacter segnis, the genomic segment CCCAGGAGGCAGGCCTGAGCATGGCCGAGGTCAACGCCAAGGCCGACGTCGTCTATCGCGCCGCCGATGTCGGGGCGGCCATCGCCTCGGGCTCGTTCCGCACCCTGGGCATGATCATCGCGCCCTGTTCGGTGCGGACGATGAGCGAGATCGCCACGGGCGTAACGTCCTCGCTGCTGACGCGCGCCGCCGACGTCACCTTGAAGGAGCGCCGCGACCTGGTGCTGATGGTGCGCGAGACGCCGCTGCACCTGGGCCACCTGCGCACCCTGACCAAGCTGGCCGAGATGGGCGCGATCATCGCCCCGCCGCTGCCGGCCTTCTACGCCAAGCCCGCCTCGATCGCCGAGATGGTCGACCAGTCGGTCGGCCGCGCGCTGGACCTGTTCGACCTGTCCTGGAAGCCGGTGAAGCGCTGGGGCGAGGACTTGCCGTCCATTGGGGAAACGCTGGCCGGCAAGGGCGGCCAAGGGGAAGAGAGTTAACGCCGATGCGGCTGTGGGACTGGGCTCTGGAGGTCTATGCGCGACAACCTATCGCGGAGGCCTGCCTGCACCTGCAGGACGCCCACGGCCAGAACGTTCCCTACCTGTTGTGGGCCGCCTGGATGGCCGGGGAGGGCCGATCGGCCGACCTCAAGGACGCCGCCCGGATGATGCGCGCCTGGGACGCCGAGGTCGGGGCCCCCTGCGCGGCGTGCGCCGGGCGCTGAAGCCGCCGCGTCCTCCGGTCGACGAGGCCGCCAAGGACGCCCTGCGCGACGCGGTGAAGGCCGTCGAGCTGAAGGGCGAGCGCGTCCTGATGGAAAGCCTGGAGGCGCTTTCGGGCCCTTCGGGCGCGCCCACGGACGTCCTGGCGGGCCTGGTCGCCGCCGCGGAAGCGTCCGGTGACCCGCCACGCCGTTCGGCGCTGGAAAAGCTGGCCGCCGCCCTTGCAAAGCCACTCGGTTGAGCGCCTTTACGCGCTGTCAGCCTTTGCTATCTATCACCCGGAGTGGGGCCAATCCGAGACATGTCCATGAACGACGATGATCCGTCGGAAGACACCGACATCGCGATCGAACGTCGCCTCGCCGACCTGCGCGAGGAGCACAAGGACCTCGACGACGCGATCCAGGCGTTGGAGCAGCGCTACCAGCCCGACATGCTGCAGATCGCCCGCCTGAAAAAGAAGAAGCTGGCCCTCAAGGACGAGATCGGCCGTCTGGAAGACCTGCTGACCCCGGACATCATCGCCTAGCGGTCAAGCCGCGCCGTAATCCGCATCCTGGGCCGCTTCCAGCGCGCGGACCGTCTGCAGCAGGCGGCCGGGGGTGATCGGCTTTTCCAGGCGCGCGTCGGCGTGCTGGTCGGCCTTCAGCAGGCGAGAATCACAGGCCGAAGCCATCAGGGTGATCGCTTCGGGGCGCGTGCGACGCACGGCGCTGACCAGCTCGCCGCCGCTCATGCGCGGCATCGAGTGGTCGGTGATCACCAGGTCCGGCGCGAAGCTCTCCAGGGCTTCGAAGGCCTCCTGGCCATCCAGGCACAGAAGGACGTCGAACCCCGCCTCGGTCAGGGTGATTTCGTAGATCATCGAGAGGACGGGATCGTCCTCGGCGATCAGAATTCGCTGCATGCGACCCGCCCCGTCATGCTTAACAGACCATGAACGTGTTACCGCACTCATCGGGTCGCGGTCGCCGTGCGATAAGGTCGCATGACCGGCGGTTGTGAGCTTAGCCTTTGAGCGTATTCACGGTTTTCCGGGGCGACCCGTGAAAACGGCGTCTCAGCCGGCCACGGCCTTGCGCTTGCGGACGAACATCGCCGCGTCGGCCTCGGCCAGCGAGACCTCGGGATCGGCGCCGGGCTCGATCTCGCGCACGCCGAACGAGACGTGCAGGGGCGCCGACCACTCGCCGAACTCGACCGGCCGCGAGCGGATGGCGTCGGCCAGGGTGTGGGCCTTGGCCAGGGCCATCTCCTTGTCGGCCTGGGACAGCAGCACGGCGAACTCGTCGCCGCCCATGCGGCCCACCAGGTCGCTCTCGCGGACATTGGCCAGCAGCCGTTTGGCCACCGCCTTCAGCGCCTCGTCGCCGGCGGCGTGGCCGAAGCGGTCGTTGACGCTCTTGAAGTTGTCCAGATCGAAGAACACCAGGCTGGCCGACGAGCCGTAGCGCTGGGCGAAGGCCGAGACGCGCTTGGTCTCGCGCAGGAAGGCCCGGCGGTTCAGCACCGGGGTCAGGGCGTCCATGTCAGCCAGGCCCTGGGCCTCGTTCAGGCGCAGCTTCAGGACCGAGACCTCGTTGCGCAGGTCGTCGATCTCGCTCATCAGCGTCGTGAGGGCCTCGACCACCTTGGGGGTCAGGTCCGCCTCGGTGAGGCCGAGGAAGGCGGCGCTGTCCGGCGCGGAAACCTCGCGGACCGCGACCTGGGCCCCAGCGCGGACCAGGGCCCGCTTGCGGATGGCGGCGAAGGGTTCTGTCCGGGCGCCGGTAATCTTCATGACCTTACGGGGAATCGATATGGCACAGCTTCAGCATGGTTAACGGGAACCGTGTTCGATGCAATTGGGGGCGCCGATAAGTCGCATACCTAGGGTCACGCTTGCCTGCTCCCGAAGCGCTTTGTGTCGTTTTGGGCTTGCGCCGAGGGAACGGCGCGCATACGGGGCGGCTCTCCTTCGCCCAGCGCCGAGAGGAACGACGCCATGGCCGCCACCACCCCGCCTGTCGCCATCATCATGGGCAGCCGCTCGGACTGGCCGACCATGAAGGGCGCGGCCGACGCCCTGGACGGCCTGGGCGTGACCTGGGAGGCCAAGGTCGTCTCGGCCCACCGCACCCCCAGCGCCTGTTCGACTTCGCCACGGGCGCGCAGGCGGCCGGCTACAAGGTGATCATCGCCGGAGCCGGCGGCGCGGCCCACCTGCCGGGCATGGCCGCCTCGATGACCAACCTGCCCGTGCTGGGCGTGCCGGTGCAGTCCAAGGCCCTGAGCGGCCTGGATAGCCTGCTGTCGATCGTCCAGATGCCGGGCGGCGTCCCGGTGGCGACCCTGGCGATCGGCGAAGCCGGGGCCAAGAACGCCGGCCTGCTGGCCGCCCAGATCCTGGCCCTGTCCGATCCCGCCCTGGCGGGCCGGCTCTCGGCCTTCCGCGCCGCCCAGACCGACAGCGTCGCCGAGAGCGTCGAGGACTAGCACCCCATGGCTGACTTTCCCCTGGTTCCTGGTTCGACCATCGGCATCCTCGGCGGGGGACAGCTGGGGCGCATGCTGGCCCTGGCCGCCGCCCGCCTGGGCTTCGACGTCGTCATCCAGGATCCCGAGGAGAACGCTCCCGCCGGCCGCGTCGCCGCCCGCCAGATCGTCGCCGCCTACGACGACCGCTGGGCGCTCAAGCGCCTGGCCGAGGCCTGCGACGTCGTCACCTACGAGTTCGAGAACGTCCCGGCCGACACGGTGTCGGAGCTGACCGCCCTGGGCGCGATCGTTTCGCCCGGGGCCAAGGCCCTGGCCGCCGCCCAGGACCGGGTGGTCGAGAAGAGCTTCCTGGCCGAGATCGGCGTGCCGACGGTGGCTTTCGCGTCGGTCCACGACAGCGACAGCCTGGTCGCCGCCGTGGCCAAGATCGGCGCCCCGTCGCTGCTGAAGACCCGCCGCGAGGGCTATGACGGCAAGGGCCAGGCCTGGATCCAGAAGGCCAAGGACGCCGAGGCCGCCTTCGACAAGATCGGCCGCCAGGCCGCGATCCTCGAGGCCCCCGCCGACTTCGGTCGCGAGCTGTCGGTGATCGCCGCCCGGGGCCGCGATGGCGAGATCGCCTGCTATCCGGTCAGCGAGAACCACCACGAGGGCGGCGTCCTGCGCCGCACCGTCGCGCCGGCCAAGGTCACCCCGGCCACGCGCGACCAGGCCGAGGCCATCGCCGCCAAGATCCTGACCGCCCTGGACTATGTCGGCGTCATCGGCGTCGAGCTGTTCGAACTGGCCGGCGGCAAGCTGCTGGTCAACGAGTTCGCGCCGCGCGTCCACAACACCGGCCACTGGACCCAGGACGGCTGCGAGGTCGACCAGTTCGAGCAGCACATCCGCGCCGTCGCCGGCTGGCCGCTGGGCCCGACCGCGCCGCACCATCACGTCGAGATGACCAACCTCTTGGGCGCCGACGTCGACGCCTGGAAGAAGCTGGCCGCCG encodes:
- a CDS encoding UbiX family flavin prenyltransferase; this encodes MTEASKTVDRPRETARLVVGVTGASGVVYGLRTLDALRELGVESHLVVSKSAALTLAQEAGLSMAEVNAKADVVYRAADVGAAIASGSFRTLGMIIAPCSVRTMSEIATGVTSSLLTRAADVTLKERRDLVLMVRETPLHLGHLRTLTKLAEMGAIIAPPLPAFYAKPASIAEMVDQSVGRALDLFDLSWKPVKRWGEDLPSIGETLAGKGGQGEES
- a CDS encoding YdcH family protein; its protein translation is MSMNDDDPSEDTDIAIERRLADLREEHKDLDDAIQALEQRYQPDMLQIARLKKKKLALKDEIGRLEDLLTPDIIA
- a CDS encoding response regulator, which translates into the protein MQRILIAEDDPVLSMIYEITLTEAGFDVLLCLDGQEAFEALESFAPDLVITDHSMPRMSGGELVSAVRRTRPEAITLMASACDSRLLKADQHADARLEKPITPGRLLQTVRALEAAQDADYGAA
- a CDS encoding GGDEF domain-containing protein; protein product: MKITGARTEPFAAIRKRALVRAGAQVAVREVSAPDSAAFLGLTEADLTPKVVEALTTLMSEIDDLRNEVSVLKLRLNEAQGLADMDALTPVLNRRAFLRETKRVSAFAQRYGSSASLVFFDLDNFKSVNDRFGHAAGDEALKAVAKRLLANVRESDLVGRMGGDEFAVLLSQADKEMALAKAHTLADAIRSRPVEFGEWSAPLHVSFGVREIEPGADPEVSLAEADAAMFVRKRKAVAG
- a CDS encoding 5-(carboxyamino)imidazole ribonucleotide synthase produces the protein MADFPLVPGSTIGILGGGQLGRMLALAAARLGFDVVIQDPEENAPAGRVAARQIVAAYDDRWALKRLAEACDVVTYEFENVPADTVSELTALGAIVSPGAKALAAAQDRVVEKSFLAEIGVPTVAFASVHDSDSLVAAVAKIGAPSLLKTRREGYDGKGQAWIQKAKDAEAAFDKIGRQAAILEAPADFGRELSVIAARGRDGEIACYPVSENHHEGGVLRRTVAPAKVTPATRDQAEAIAAKILTALDYVGVIGVELFELAGGKLLVNEFAPRVHNTGHWTQDGCEVDQFEQHIRAVAGWPLGPTAPHHHVEMTNLLGADVDAWKKLAAEPETRVHLYGKGEARPGRKMGHVNRLRSLKD